The stretch of DNA TTGTGCCCACTTAACCTCAATCTGCAAAAAGATAATAGAATTCTGTTAGTACCTTCACAAGCTCTTTAAAAACAGCTGATTGTATCATCCGTCTTTTATTAAGCCCTCCAgccatttcatcaaaatcaataaCTGCACGAACATTTTCTCTGAGGTTTTTGACTAAACGAATATTGACATCAGCTTCTAATAGAGCAGCACATATTTGTTTCAACATAGAGTTTAAAACCTGGAATAAAGTATAAgaagattatataaaatgaaatacaatatcCAGGGTTGGGGGTCAGTttcagaaataataatttacctcCTCATTAATAATAGTGGCACGACTTAACGACTGCAGGGCAGTCGTTATTTTTCGACCTAAATCTGCTAAAACCATTTTGAATAACTATACACACACTTTAAACAATTGTTCTGTCAGCTGttcttctttcacacaaaatTATAACGTATCACGGAAAGAAAATTCATTAGAGTTTtgtgacattttaaatataattattgatgaattaaacaaaaatcgaAAATGACTTTACAAATATCATTAACATCACACAATAACATCCATAttccttaaattttttttagtcCACGACGGACAATTCCTTCTATTTCACCACAAATCATCGACAATATGACACGCACACGTCAAATGTCAACGTCAAAACGTTTTGTTTCCGTTTGTCATACATGATTTGGAATTTAAAATGACCATAAAGTATCCTGTAATTGAAGTCGACCTAAATTAATTCaggaatattatttcattaacttttttttttaaatattctttgtttaTGGAGtccttacttaaataatttagttcatTCATAAAATCGTAACTTATTGGAAAAGTAcggtcatttatattttattacaacactAATACAGACTATACAAAAGGAGAATAACAAATTTCGCATCGTAATCCGCTGTTTCATGTACGTGAAGtagattgtaaattttatataaaagaaatttgttatatttaggtAACAAGTGTAATAATGGTATGTATATATTCCATGATCTTTATTGTTTACACATACAGatttagttattgttttatttaataatttacaataaatacttaaCTACTTAGGGTCAAAATCAATCTGGTGGTGGAAGTGGTGGAGACAAGAAAGATGACAAAGACAAGAAGAAGAAATACGAGCCTCCGATTCCTACCAGGGTTGGTAAAAAGAAGCGTAAGGCTAAGGGGCCTGATGCCGCTCTAAAATTGCCACAAGTAACGCCACATACGCGCTGTAGGTTGAAATTGTTGAAGCTAGAAAGAATCAAAGATTACCTACTTATGGAAGAAGAATTTATTCGTAACCAAGAGAGACTCAAACCCCAAGAAGAGAAAATCGAAGAAGAAAGATCGAaggtacaatttaaatatatacagcaAAATTTGGTTTAactatttctttgaaataagttaaaattactttatttcatttatttagcttattatataaaaagtttcgtATGTCTGATGCTCTTTTAGTACTTTTGGGTCAtttgtttcttacaaatataataattttattaactgtgTAGGTGGATGATTTGAGGGGAACACCAATGTCAGTTGGTACTCTTGAAGAGATCATTGATGATAACCATGCTATAGTGTCTACATCGGTGGGCAGTGAACACTATGTCAGTATTTTATCATTTGTTGACAAGGATCAACTGGAACCAGGCTGTTCTGTGTTATTGAATCATAAGGTGAGCATGCAAGCTGTCTTgtgccttttttttaattatctatataaataattataaaatttgactaATCCCAGAGAACAATTAAACCCTCTCATTTTGTAATTTGATAATTGTCAAGGAATTTGTGTGTATGGTAAtacatcttataaataaaataattttctatagaTGTTTTTTCTCGAAGGACTGTAAACAAATCATTAGACTGTAGTTAAAAGTTCTCTAGTTTCATCTTCTTAATTTTTTGAGGATATTTTAGTTAAACAATTAGATGAAGAACTTTTTTTGTCAGTCTTTTGAAttcaaatactattttttatattaaacaaaggtACATGCAGTTGTTGGAGTACTAGGTGATGATACTGACCCAATGGTTTCTGTCATGAAGTTGGAGAAAGCTCCACAAGAGACCTATGCTGATATAGGCGGTCTGGATACACAAATACAGGAAATAaaggtaaattaaaacaatttgtatATAGTTTGATAACCAAACTCATAGAGTTTATGGTTTCAATACTTTTCAGTCCTCATTGTctgtgtatttaattattataatattattttatctgtgttgtattaatgtgttatttatattattattaataattctatagGAATCAGTGGAACTACCTCTTACTCATCCGGAGTACTATGAAGAGATGGGTATCAAACCTCCTAAAGGTGTTATCCTGTACGGACCTCCTGGTACTGGCAAAACCTTGCTGGCCAAGGCTGTAGCTAATCAGACTTCAGCCACATTCCTTCGAGTTGTTGGATCTGaacttattcaaaaatatttggtatgactattgatattaaaaaaaaatcaccaataatatcttatttacatatttatgtgttatgataattattatttatcactaaatgattttatttttttagggtGATGGCCCGAAACTTGTGCGTGAGTTGTTCCGGGTAGCAGAAGAGCATGCTCCATCAATTGTGTTCATAGATGAAATTGATGCTGTGGGTACAAAGCGGTAAGTAAAAATGCCATAGGCCAAAAGTGGCCATgtcaattacatatatttttacaaaaataatgaccCTTGATACTATCTTTCCTTTAAAGTTATGACTCCAATTCTGGTGGTGAAAGAGAAATTCAAAGAACTATGTTGGAGTTGCTAAACCAACTGGATGGGTTTGATTCTAGGGGTGatgtaaaagtaagtaaacAGAAAaagaaactatatttaaaaaaagcagcataaaatacaatattatttttgcatctatgtataataaaaaagtggtaaacattaaaaacttattttttatcaagGTAATCATGGCTACAAATAGGATTGAAACATTGGATCCTGCTCTCATTCGACCCGGTCGTATTGATAGAAAAATAGAGTTTCCTCTGCCAGATGAAAAAACAAAGAGAAGAATTTTCACTATTCATACTTCAAGAATGACTCTGGCTGATGATGTTAATTTGTCAGAACTCATTATGTCAAAGGATGATCTTTCTGGTGCTGACATAAAGGTATATATGAAAATGATaggttataaaaaaatgcatacatttcaattaatattttaacaatctaTTCTATTTTTTAGGCTATTTGTACAGAGGCTGGACTTATGGCCCTGAGAGAGCGAAGAATGAAAGTCACTAATGAAGATTTTAAGAAATCTAAAGAGAGTGTTCTTTACAGAAAGAAAGAAGGAACTCCTGAAGgactttatctttaaatattatgcaatttcattaaaatctttCGAAGactttatatatacttaattaaaaatattaaactaactaGAGAATTTCAATGTATTGcttgaaataaattcatttgaaaCTAAATTCAGTTTTTTAATGTGTTAATTTGATTAAaggaatattcaaaatattaataaaaacaaaaaaatacaatttatgtgATATGCACTCCGTAAAATTGACAAGTgtgaaccaaaaaaaaattgcaatacgAGGTTGCGGAAAAagctttgatatttttttgccgATGATTTCAAGTTACGGTCCTTTAAGTTactaaatatctaaaaatatgtattggttcatatgtaattaatattctattatttaattgatcGTATAATAACTACAATATTCTACAGAGATAAACCTGTTATTAATCTATTAAACATTGAAtatccatttttatattttttaatgcttGTGAAGCATTAAAGAAAATTCTTAATGTTGATTAATCATAGACATGAAAGTTTATAAACGTTTAAAAGAAGCTAAAGCTATACTAGCTAGCTATACTCTTTGAATAGAACTGTAGAACGTTGTAGGTGTCAATGTCAGTTGTCTTGGTTGTCATTAGTATTTTGAGTACAAAAGTTGATGATAGCACAATTAAATGATCGTATAGCATTATTATCACTGCATTACTTTATTCGAAATGTTGGGACCAGAAATCTAATATGATACCAAAGTTCGTGATTATTTATGAATGAGTGACACCGGTAGCGACACAGAAGCGACCGAGCACACTGCACTCATGGATGGCCACATAGCTGAAGCCCGACCCGATAGGGAGATCGCTGAACGGATTGCTAGGAAACGAAAGACGAAATCCGAAACACAGCGTAATTATGGTGTAAGTGAGAACATACGTATGAGCTGTAGCACTCTTCTACCTGGTATTGCATAAAATTGTTGATGACTAATTcgcttttacatttaaataactaggctttgttgataataaaataattttgaataaacgaTTTCACTTATAAAATCTATATGTATCTCATACTTGTATGCTGATTGCgaaatacgtaatatatatttaatattattaaatac from Vanessa cardui chromosome 20, ilVanCard2.1, whole genome shotgun sequence encodes:
- the LOC124538265 gene encoding 26S proteasome regulatory subunit 4, with the translated sequence MGQNQSGGGSGGDKKDDKDKKKKYEPPIPTRVGKKKRKAKGPDAALKLPQVTPHTRCRLKLLKLERIKDYLLMEEEFIRNQERLKPQEEKIEEERSKVDDLRGTPMSVGTLEEIIDDNHAIVSTSVGSEHYVSILSFVDKDQLEPGCSVLLNHKVHAVVGVLGDDTDPMVSVMKLEKAPQETYADIGGLDTQIQEIKESVELPLTHPEYYEEMGIKPPKGVILYGPPGTGKTLLAKAVANQTSATFLRVVGSELIQKYLGDGPKLVRELFRVAEEHAPSIVFIDEIDAVGTKRYDSNSGGEREIQRTMLELLNQLDGFDSRGDVKVIMATNRIETLDPALIRPGRIDRKIEFPLPDEKTKRRIFTIHTSRMTLADDVNLSELIMSKDDLSGADIKAICTEAGLMALRERRMKVTNEDFKKSKESVLYRKKEGTPEGLYL